In Sorghum bicolor cultivar BTx623 chromosome 10, Sorghum_bicolor_NCBIv3, whole genome shotgun sequence, one genomic interval encodes:
- the LOC110431395 gene encoding uncharacterized protein LOC110431395: MYRKVVALVLVAIFLMAISLMAGFMCFPNNLLHAHYRSSYDEGMGRRRRRYPGRRRQGRGVGGQQHATGRGGGSEDEDDGRPPELSTNMMRSEAMPVRMAPLKRA, encoded by the exons ATGTATCGCAAAGTCGTCGCATTGGTTCTCGTGGCCATCTTCCTCATGGCCATCTCCCTCATGGCCGGCTTCATGTGCTTCCCCAATAATCTGCTCCACGCGCACTATCG CTCTAGTTATGATGAAGGCATGGGTCGCCGCCGCAGGCGTTACCCTGGCCGGCGGCGGCAGGGCCGGGGCGTAGGCGGCCAACAGCACGCAACAGGAAGAGGAGGTGGTTCTGAGGACGAGGATGACGGCCGGCCACCGGAGCTGTCGACGAACATGATGAGGTCCGAGGCGATGCCTGTGCGGATGGCACCGTTGAAGAGAGCCTGA
- the LOC110431252 gene encoding E3 ubiquitin-protein ligase RLIM-like isoform X1, translated as MVIMAGMLPGVECARRRRLRQGAEAAGGGTRRSSFCLYAAGHGGAGGLGGGGNSGKQQRSGVMEMIHGWTLDSNAREAKERLDQKLRSKREAAIKRHHSTGSIKLSRPHRSGSGGTAASAGAVADERGECSAMSGVQREVYSKKGVMRRLMRWSRPRWAAAEQAECAVCLDEFRAGDVLAHLPCGHRFHWSCALPWLEGTSRCPFCRAAVDAAAASNN; from the exons ATGGTCATCATGGCTGGGATGCTCCCCGGCGTGGagtgcgcgcggcggcggcggctccggcAGGGTGCGGAGGCGGCCGGAGGAGGCACGAGGCGGTCCTCCTTCTGCCTGTACGCGGCCGGCCACGGCGGTGCTGGTGgccttggcggcggcggcaattCTGGCAAG cagcagcggagCGGCGTGATGGAGATGATCCACGGGTGGACGCTGGACAGCAATGCCCGGGAGGCCAAGGAGCGGCTGGACCAGAAGCTGCGGAGCAAGAGGGAGGCCGCCATCAAGAG GCATCACAGCACGGGGAGCATAAAGCTGAGCAGACCGCACCGGAGCGGAAGCGGCGGtaccgccgcctccgccggcgCCGTCGCGGACGAACGCGgcgagtgctcggcgatgtccGGCGTGCAGCGGGAGGTGTACTCGAAGAAAGGCGTGATGCGGCGCCTGATGCGGTGGAGCCGGCCGCGGTGGGCCGCGGCGGAGCAGGCGGAGTGCGCGGTGTGCCTGGACGAGTTCCGCGCCGGCGACGTCCTGGCGCACCTCCCCTGCGGCCACCGCTTCCACTGGTCCTGCGCTCTGCCCTGGCTCGAGGGCACCTCACGCTGCCCCTTCTGCCGCGCCGccgtcgacgccgccgccgccagtaaTAATTAA
- the LOC110431252 gene encoding E3 ubiquitin-protein ligase RLIM-like isoform X2 — translation MVIMAGMLPGVECARRRRLRQGAEAAGGGTRRSSFCLYAAGHGGAGGLGGGGNSGKQRSGVMEMIHGWTLDSNAREAKERLDQKLRSKREAAIKRHHSTGSIKLSRPHRSGSGGTAASAGAVADERGECSAMSGVQREVYSKKGVMRRLMRWSRPRWAAAEQAECAVCLDEFRAGDVLAHLPCGHRFHWSCALPWLEGTSRCPFCRAAVDAAAASNN, via the exons ATGGTCATCATGGCTGGGATGCTCCCCGGCGTGGagtgcgcgcggcggcggcggctccggcAGGGTGCGGAGGCGGCCGGAGGAGGCACGAGGCGGTCCTCCTTCTGCCTGTACGCGGCCGGCCACGGCGGTGCTGGTGgccttggcggcggcggcaattCTGGCAAG cagcggagCGGCGTGATGGAGATGATCCACGGGTGGACGCTGGACAGCAATGCCCGGGAGGCCAAGGAGCGGCTGGACCAGAAGCTGCGGAGCAAGAGGGAGGCCGCCATCAAGAG GCATCACAGCACGGGGAGCATAAAGCTGAGCAGACCGCACCGGAGCGGAAGCGGCGGtaccgccgcctccgccggcgCCGTCGCGGACGAACGCGgcgagtgctcggcgatgtccGGCGTGCAGCGGGAGGTGTACTCGAAGAAAGGCGTGATGCGGCGCCTGATGCGGTGGAGCCGGCCGCGGTGGGCCGCGGCGGAGCAGGCGGAGTGCGCGGTGTGCCTGGACGAGTTCCGCGCCGGCGACGTCCTGGCGCACCTCCCCTGCGGCCACCGCTTCCACTGGTCCTGCGCTCTGCCCTGGCTCGAGGGCACCTCACGCTGCCCCTTCTGCCGCGCCGccgtcgacgccgccgccgccagtaaTAATTAA